The window ATGATCCTCCTAAAATCCAACACAAATATACCCGTCAACAAATGGGGTTTTAACTAATTTTTATTATCGAATTTCATTAATGCAATTTTTAAAAGCAATTTTAACTAAAAACTCGGGCTTTCTTGATCCAATCACGCATAAATCAATTTGTCATCTGTATAGAATTAGAAATGGGAAGGTCGATAATTTAAAAAGCGATTTTCCCTTGAGAGATGTTTATTCTCAACCAACTAAAACCATACAAGAACCTGTATTTTATGCTGGTACAAAATTCGACCATTATGGCCATTTCATCCTAGAAAGTCTCGCAAGGTTAAGCAATTACAATGGAAGCCCTCCTTTAGTATGGCATTGCAACGAACCTGGATTTAAAAATTGGCAAAAGGAAATACTATCTTTTTGGAACTTAAACAAGCGAAAACACATATTTATCACCAAACCTACATTGTTCGAAAAAATAAAATTGACCGAACCGCAATATTTGATCTGGGATAAATTCACAGATCAGCACAATAACTTCATGTCGGTTATCGACAAAAATGATAACATTTTTGAGAATAGAAAAATTTGGCTTTCACGCAATTCAAATAGAACAAATTTTCATCCCAAAACGTTTAACAATGAAGAAGAAATTGAAGCGCTTCTCACTATGCGTGGCTGGGTGGTTGTAAATCCTTTGGATTTATCCATCAAGAAACAAGTTTCACTATTTTATAATGCAAAACACATAGCAGGAATCGAAGGGTCTGCTTTTCACAGTCTAATTTTCTGTAAAAAAATACCAGCTAAAGTTACAATTTTCACTAGAAAGAAACAACCCAATGGCAACTTTACTTTAATTGACAAAATTAAGAATTCTAATCAAAATTTTCATTATTGCCGGCTGGGTAAATCTTTGAATCCAAAATCAGTACTAAACGTTCTGTTCCGTGACCAAGAACCTAAACTAAGGCTACTAAACTACCTTTCAAGTGTTTTCCAGAAAATCCGTCTATAACTATCATCTTTTTCTTTATAGCTTTGCCCTATAACCATGCCCCTCAAATCACCATTAGTATCAATAATAATACCTGTATACAACACTGAAAAATATATAAGACACTGCATAGTCTCCGCCTTACGGCAAACCTACAATAAAATAGAATTGATCATTATTAATGACGGCTCAACAGACAATTCCGAGGAAATAATACTCAACTACCAAAAAAAACATAATAATGTTTTTTATTTTCTCCAACGGAACAATGGGCAATCAGCCGCTAGAAACAAAGGATTAACATTAGCTAATGGAGAGTATATATTCTTTTTAGACTCTGATGACTGGATAGCTGAAAACACAATAAGAGCAATGGTACAGTCTGCAGTTGAACATAATTACGATGTAATTACATGCGGTATTATACATTGTTTTGAATCAAACAACACATTTCGATATGTAAATACTAGAAGACAAACCGGCTTTATAAAACAAAGGGCAGGAAATCTCTTCAAGGTTGAAACTGCGTTGTGCAACAAGCTATATAAAAAAGATATATTTGAGCACATAAAGTTTTCGCCAGGTTTACTCTATGAGGACGAAGAAATTTTCTGGAAGATATTCTCAAAAGAAATAAATATCTACGCACACGACGAGTATTTTTATAATTACCGGCAGCGTAATGGGTCAACCACGAACTCCTCAAATTATCCTAGAAACCATCAGTCTAATTTCATTAAGATAATGGATTCAACATGGAATGTTGCTCATAACAACTACATATTGGAGCTTGAACACAAATTGCTTGCTTTTAAATTTCTAAAAATAGCTAATAAAAAAAATATAGAAATCTCAGACTTCAAGAAACATATTTTCGAAACTTATAGTATCAGACCATCCCATCTATTTAAACTATACATTAAAACTCTAATATTGCGACACAATATATTTCACATGATCTTTAATCGTTCGTAGTAACTACCTGATCAGGTTTGTTATGATTCACTCGGCAAACGACTGCCTGGACCAGTGAATGTAGAATTTAACCGCAGGTTGATTACCCTACAATAAGATATTTTCATTACATGGGTGTCGAGAGAGTCAAAAATTTAGAGCACCTGTTAAGGTGCCATAATTTGTCACGAAAGTTTTACAACTTAATTGATATTCAACAAGACTGCTTTATATCTCTAACTTAATAGAGGCAGAGGGGAAGTAAGGATGTTAAACTTTATAAAAAGACATTTCCCTAAGAAAAGTAAGTTAAAGTTAGTGATGACTTTACTCGTTAAGAATGAATCGCATTTAATCGAGAATAATCTAATATTCCACAAACAAATGGGTGTTGATGGCTTTATTGTTACCGATAATAAATCAACAGATGGGACTCGACAAATCTTAGAAAAATACGTAAATAAAGGTTGGATTTATGAGATTATCGACGAACCGTCTCAGGATTATAGGCAGTCTGAATGGGTTGACAGAATGATCAATGTTGCAACAAGAGTCTATTTAGCAGATTGGGTAATTAATTCGGATGCTGATGAGTTTTGGCATTCTAAATCGCATGATTTAAAAAAAGCATTAACTAAAACAAAAGCAAATGTCATAAAGTGTTACTGGAAAAATATGGTTCCAGTTACAGAAGAACAAACATTCTGGAAAAATCGATATGTAGTTAAAAAGATTTTAAAGGAAACAGGTGAATACGACTTGTCAAAGTGGAACATATATGATTTTAAATACCACAAGGTGATACATAGAACGAGGGGCTATATAAAAATAGCTGCAGGGAATCATAATGTTGAAATTGACAATAAAATTAATCAGAAAAGCAATGATGTATCAATATATCATTATTCCACTCAAAATTATGAACAATTCAAGCGGAAAGTGATTACAGGTGGAGAGGCGTTAAGCCGTAATGCCATCTCGAAACAAGAAACAGGTAGTCATTGGCGTTATTTTTACGAATGTTATAAAGCAGGAAAATTGTATGAAGAATATGAAAGAATGATAGGACGAAAATATCATGTTGAGTTTATAAAAAAAGGAATCTTAAAAGAAGATAAAACAATATATGATTATTTTATAAATCAAGAACAGATAAATTGACAGGGAAGAACGAAAGAAAAAGTAACATTTAAACATAAATAATTCTGATTGCGTGTAAATTTCGGCCATGTTTATGATTTGGTTTTAGTACAATCAATTCAAGAACTCTTTCAGGTATTTAACTATTGGGTGTTTTTCAGTATGGGTTAAGAGAGATTTCATCATTGGAACCATCTTTATTGGAATGATGAGTGTGTAGCGTTAAGTCACAGATACCACAGATGTGGTGAGGCAGCTTTTTCTGTGGTCGAAAATTTGGCTGGGTTTCATATGTGATCTGAAAAATATTTGTTAGCTTGTAACTTCTATTCAAGAACCTGCATTGGCTTAGCAACCGCGCAGTATCAAGTAAGTGAGCTAACCATGGTTCCCATATATAAACGGTTGTTGAAACGAAAACAGAATTCAGCCTGACACCTCAGCAAATGCTTGAAACTCATAGCATGATGTGCGCATTGTATGGCCCGTTTGACATTGCCGATCATCGTGTTGAACCAATGGAAAATCGTGTTGTCGGGGTTGCGATAAATCTCACTTGTATTGGACAGGGCCGCGGCAAGCAACGCTATCAGTAACCCCTCGCGACGGGCCATATTCATATGAAGCAACGACACTTTCGTGGCAAGAATGTTTCAACGACTACTTGCGAACTCCCAGGGAAGAAAAGGAGTTCAACTTGCTCATTTTCATATAAATCGAATGGCCTTTTTCGTTACGGAGTATGGCAGCGAAAAGTGGGATTTCGGCTTGGTTCCACGACCATGCTTACCACCGGTTCTTTTAACGCACCAATATGCGTCATCAAGTTCAACTAGGCCATTGAGGGCAAAGACTGTCATCGGCGACTTTCATAACCTGCTGGAGCTTGTTCTTCATTTTCTTAGCAACATTGATTGAAATATCATGCAATCGTCGCAGATTAAGCGCTGACAGACCATCTTTAGATTGGGCAATAAAGAAAAAATCTGAGGAACCAAGTAGCAAGAGGCAGCTTTGATATGGCAAATATTGTGTCGTTTGTAGTGAACACTGGTAACGGCATTGATATAAATTTCGGGTTTTATACCATGCAGTACCTGGTATATCCGCATCTCTGAAATTTATATCCAGAAGGCCAACGAGCATTGAAAATGCTTTCTCGCCACTGCTCTACAGCGCTTGATATATTGATAAATCTATTCAAACTCACTGCTGTCTCATAGTTAATTCCACAATGCAAGTTGTGGCGAAAATTGTGTTTTTCCTGGTTTGTCAGGCGGCTTTAACAAGTCAGCCAACGGTCTTCTTTCAAAAATGTTCAATTGCAATAGCCTGAGCAGTTGCGTGAGCGATCCTTTGAATTTGGCCATGAATTTAAAATACGACAGCATTAGATAGACACAGAGGGCAATCCATAGCTGTGTAAGTACTGCGTTTTCAGATGTTCCAAGAAACGTCTTCACTTTTAGTTGTTGCTTGATCCACTTAAAGAACAGTTCGATTTGCCAGCGTTCTTTATAAATTGCAGCAACCTCTGATGCTTTGAGTTTCCTCGAATTTGTCACAAACTGATACTCAATGCCCGTTTCTGGATCAACATAGATAATCCGTCGAAAAGTGAACTGATATCCTGGAATTTTTATCTTTTGGTCTTCAAGAACATCAGGAGAATCGGGTTTACGTCGGTTGCCGTAGCGATAGACTTTTGCATTACTTTTAAGC of the Desulfosediminicola ganghwensis genome contains:
- a CDS encoding glycosyltransferase family 61 protein — its product is MQFLKAILTKNSGFLDPITHKSICHLYRIRNGKVDNLKSDFPLRDVYSQPTKTIQEPVFYAGTKFDHYGHFILESLARLSNYNGSPPLVWHCNEPGFKNWQKEILSFWNLNKRKHIFITKPTLFEKIKLTEPQYLIWDKFTDQHNNFMSVIDKNDNIFENRKIWLSRNSNRTNFHPKTFNNEEEIEALLTMRGWVVVNPLDLSIKKQVSLFYNAKHIAGIEGSAFHSLIFCKKIPAKVTIFTRKKQPNGNFTLIDKIKNSNQNFHYCRLGKSLNPKSVLNVLFRDQEPKLRLLNYLSSVFQKIRL
- a CDS encoding glycosyltransferase family 2 protein; the encoded protein is MPLKSPLVSIIIPVYNTEKYIRHCIVSALRQTYNKIELIIINDGSTDNSEEIILNYQKKHNNVFYFLQRNNGQSAARNKGLTLANGEYIFFLDSDDWIAENTIRAMVQSAVEHNYDVITCGIIHCFESNNTFRYVNTRRQTGFIKQRAGNLFKVETALCNKLYKKDIFEHIKFSPGLLYEDEEIFWKIFSKEINIYAHDEYFYNYRQRNGSTTNSSNYPRNHQSNFIKIMDSTWNVAHNNYILELEHKLLAFKFLKIANKKNIEISDFKKHIFETYSIRPSHLFKLYIKTLILRHNIFHMIFNRS
- a CDS encoding glycosyltransferase family 2 protein, translated to MLNFIKRHFPKKSKLKLVMTLLVKNESHLIENNLIFHKQMGVDGFIVTDNKSTDGTRQILEKYVNKGWIYEIIDEPSQDYRQSEWVDRMINVATRVYLADWVINSDADEFWHSKSHDLKKALTKTKANVIKCYWKNMVPVTEEQTFWKNRYVVKKILKETGEYDLSKWNIYDFKYHKVIHRTRGYIKIAAGNHNVEIDNKINQKSNDVSIYHYSTQNYEQFKRKVITGGEALSRNAISKQETGSHWRYFYECYKAGKLYEEYERMIGRKYHVEFIKKGILKEDKTIYDYFINQEQIN
- a CDS encoding transposase; its protein translation is MNMARREGLLIALLAAALSNTSEIYRNPDNTIFHWFNTMIGNVKRAIQCAHHAMSFKHLLRCQAEFCFRFNNRLYMGTMVSSLT